The Cytophagia bacterium CHB2 genomic sequence ATCTCGCCATCGTCTTCTGCGCCGGCAGGGCGCTGTTTTTCACGATCATCAGTTTATCCCGCCATCGTCCGTTTTTCCAAAGCGAACCGAACTTGCGAAAGATGAACGGATCGCCAATATCTCCCAACGTAAACGCCTCACTCATGGCTACGAAGCTGTGTCTCAGTTCCTTAGGCCTGAGGTGCTGCAAAACGTCGTGCGGTACATTTGCTTCCAAAAGCTTGTTAGTAAGACGCAAGGTCAAATACACACATTTTGTCACGCCCCATTCCTCAGCGCGCTCGCGTAATTGCTCCCAATCAAGCCGGCTGTGGTAATGCCGAATGATTTCGGCGATGTCGCAGAGCGAACGCAAGCCGAAGCGGAATTGATGATGATAGGAAGCATGTATGCACAAATGCAGCAACAAGTCTTCCGGACAAAGCGCTGAGGCGCGCGCTTCTCCGAAAGCAGCCGGCTGCGCCCGGCGCCACAACTCCTCGGTGTCAATCTCAAAACGGGCCGAGGGCCTCTCCAATTTCCAATGCAGCTCGATGCTAGCAGGTATCTTACCGGCTTTGATGAGCGGCGGGAGGTGATAGTATTTTGCGATCAGCGCTTCTGTGTCGGCGTTTCGACTGACGCGATAGCCGAGTTCGACCAGAAGATCATTGGCTCTCAGAAGATCAGCTTCTTTGACCAGCAGATCGAAATCACCCATCGGCCGCAACGCGATGTTGTCATAAACATGCCGGGCCAGATAACCGCCTTTGAGGATGATCACGGCAATGCCGCTGGCCTGCAAACACGTGAGCGCTTCAGCGAGATCACGATACAAGCTGCCATTGATTGCCGCGCTGCGCAAATACAGTGATTGCAGCTTACCCCACACCTCAACCGGAAGCACAGAGCCGGCATCAGCCTGTTTCAAACGATGGTACAGCAACGGCGCAACACTATGCCGGCGGGATTGCCGCAGGATTTCCTGCCACTCGACTGCTGGGAGTGAAAGCTCCGCCAAAATTCGGTCCAGCGGTGATTCATTGCCGTAGGATAAAAGCCGAGACAGCGCGATTGCATTCATGGGGGCGTATCTTCCTTTGCCGTTAAGATACGCGCAATCGCGATTGTGTGAGTAATAACAAAAAGGCAGAGCGAAGTCTGGCTTGCATGCCGGGGTTTTGCCGATCTGGAAAACTTGTTGGGCGCAAGCCAGACTTCATTCGTTGTCACTTCATCAGCAACACCCGCCGCACCTGCTGAAAACTCCCGGCCTTGAATACTGCCAGATACACGCCGGTGCTCACTTGCCCACCGTGATCATTCGTCGCATCCCACACGACCTTATGCCGTCCGCTTGCATAATTGCCACTTGCCACTTGCTTTATGAGCTGGCCAACGCTGTTGTAAATCTTCAGCGTCACATGGCCCGCTTCCGGCATGTCGAATTGCATCGTCGTGCTGGGATTAAACGGATTCGGATGATTCTGATGCAAAGCGTAAGTTTTGGGAATCTCTGCGACATGGTCGGTTAGATTCGAAACAGAATGCTCTTGCACCGCGTGGTTTTGCAGATCAAACGACAGCGCCAAAGGTTGTTCATCCGCTGCAACCTTCGGAACGCCGTCGAGGTCGCCAATCACATCGGCAAAGAAGCGGAAGCTCACCGGTGGGGTGACATGCTCTTGGAAGATCCACAATTTGTAGCCGCTGGTTTCGCCGGGAGATAAAACTCCATCGGGACCCAGCAGCATGCTGTAGTCATAATAACAGCCCAAGCCTTCTCCGCCGCCGTCAGCATTCGGGATGGTAATCGTCGGCGTGCCGGGAGTGAGCGTTCTGAATACTGCGGTAAGCGGCCCGTAGATCGGCGCGCCGGAGATGTTTTTGATGGCAATATCCGCGCGCACTTGGTTGAGCACGGGATCATATAGATTCGTTGGCCCGATAATCGCTTTGATGCGGCTGTTGACGAGATTGCCGGCTCTTACCATGACTTGATCCGTAGCGATGCAACCGTTCGCATCTTCCACGGTGACTTCGTAAGTGGTGGTGCTGCTCGGCGTGGCAATTGGGTTGGCAACGGTAATCGAGTTGAGGCCAGCGGCGGGATTCCAATTGTACGTGAACGGGCCCGCGCCGCTGGCAGTTGGATTCGCACCGAGCTTTGCCGAAACGCCAGAAGTTGTGGCGAGATCAGCGCCGGCGTTGGCGACGGGCGTAGCATTCACGGTGACAACAACTTCATCTATGTCGGTGTTGTTGTTGTCATCAGTCACGGTAACCGTGTAAGTTGTCGTGCTGGTTGGGCTGGCAGTGGGATTAGCGAGATTCGCGTCATCAAGGCCATCAATCGGAGTCCAACTATACGTGTATGGCGAAGTTCCTCCCGACGCGGTTGGTGCTCCGCCAATGACAGTAGAGGCTCCTGAGCAAATCGTTTTATCCACGCCGGCGTCGGCAATAAGATCGGGCGTGTTAAACTCTGCAACCTGAAACTGGCCAAAGTTTCCCAGAGCGACGGCTTGCGTACTCGTTGCCGTGCGTACGCCCGTTGTTAGGTAAGTCCACGAGCCGCCGGCAAATCGCCCCACGTTCAAGGCATTGGCATTCACACCCACATCAATGTCGTTGTTTGCAAAGTGGAATGTGGCATCGTATGTTGTGATGGAAAGGCCGCTCGCGGATATGATCCAATGGCGATTGATGCTCTTGGCGGCGTTAAAATCAGATGATGAGATATTCGGGTGATCTCCGGCAACGGTTCGCAAGGTCATTGTTCCCCCGCCGAATACGGAGGCGATGGTAATATCAACCGGCGCGTAGTCGCTGGCAGTGCCGATTTCAAACGTGCGCATGACGTTTGAGCCGGGTGCAAAGTGTTTCTGCAAATTGCCTGCAACGTGGCCGCTGGTGCGAACCACCGCGCCGCCGGCGGGAATAGTCACGCTGAGAAGGTTGGTCGTGTTAATATTGCCGCTCAAAAACGTCAGCGTGTTGTTCACCGTGAGGTTGTTTTGCAGAGTTACGTCGGCTTCATTGTCGATTGTGACATTGAAAAACGCAAGCTGGCTGTTGAGCCTCATGCCCGAGCCGGCGGTTGTCGAGGCGTTGCCAAAACGAAATGTGCCGCCGCTGATATTTTTCGCGCCCGCGCCGCTGACGCCGCCGATGAAAACATCGCTTGCGCCGCTGCTGCTGCTGCTATTGGCTTGTTCGATTGTCACGACGCCGCCAGTCATGATAAATCGGCCCGTGGCATTCATGTTGAATCCCGCTATCGTGCTGCTCCCGTTTCCAACTGTTGTCACGACAACTTCGCCGCCATTGATCAGCAAGCCGTTGCCTGCGCCGGAGCCGCTAACGCGTACTCGCCCCGCGAGTTTAAGAGTACCGCCGTTGATCGTGGCAACCGAAGATGAAGAACTCAAATCCAGTTCATTGCCGGAGCTGCTGCCTACAGTCATCTCGCCATCATCGATGATTAACGTTCCCTGCAACGTCAGCGAGCCGGAGTTGCCCCAGTTCGAACTAGCGTTAGCATGATTCAGATGATATCCGGCAGTCGCCGGTATCGTGGTATTGCCGGCAAATGGCGTTATCGTCGACGCGCTGGAAATTTTAAATATTCCCTGCGACAACGTCAGGCCATCTGTGGCCATCGTGATCGGTGAGAGTGTTTCGAGTATATTGCCCGCGTCGTTCAGATTGACGGTCACCGTGTTGAAATTCGTGGTGACATTGCCAGTGACACTGCGAGAGCCGCTGCCATTGAATGTGACGTTGCCGCTGTTGTGACTGAATGCGCCGTTGTTGGTGAAATCGCGGCCGAGGGTGAGAATACCATTGGTGGAGTTCAGCGTATTGCCGGCGTCGATGGTGACAGTGCCGCGCGCGGTGCGGTTGTCTGAAAGCAGGTTCAGCGTTGTTCCGTTCGAGAGTTGTACGTTGTGCGGCACGCCAACACCGCTTCCCGCATTTATTGTCCATTCGGTGGAAGCATTATAACTGCCGCCGGTATGGTAGAGAAGGGTAGAGGAGTTACCATAAGTCGGCGCGTTGATATTCACATACCCGCCGGTGTCGAGGCGCAACGTGCCGTTGACCGTCGCGCTGGCGCCAAAGTCAACGCCGCCAGCTATCGTCACGGTATTGAAATCAATCGCGCCCGTGATCGCGCCGGAGCCGACAAAACTCAGCGTACTGGCGCCCGGGTTGAACGTGCCGTTGTTGGTGAGAATGGCATTCGTTGCAAAAGTCAACTCGTTTGCGTTGCCGTTGAATGTGCCGCCGGCAATAATCGTAAGGTGTTTGGCCTCGCCGCCGGCATCCAAGGAAACTGTATGGCCGTTTTGAATGAGCACGTTCGAATTCGAATGCGGCGCAACGCCGCCGGTCCAAGTCGAGCCTGTGTTGTAATCGCCCGAAGCGATGCTGGCAACGGGATAGGTATCTTCGTTTCCAGTGAAATCAGGAGAGAGGTTATCGACCAGCGCAAAGCCAAAATAATGCGTGAAATCTTTGTCATAACCCACCGGCCCGTTGGATTGCGGCGTCATAAAGAACGTGCTCTCCACGCCGCCTTGCTCGTTGATCATCGCCCCGCAGACGTAAATTTGCGAAGGATTGCCGAGATTGCTGCGCGGAATTTTGTATTCGACGAACGCGCCGCTTTGAAGAGCCTGCACGCCGCTGTTATTGCCGCCCAACCAACCGCTGCCGTTCCACGACATCAAATCGGTAAACAAGTTGTCAGCCTTCCAACGGAAATGATAATCGGCATTGAAAGGCAAGCCCGGCTGTTGAGTATTATAAAGCTCGCCCGTGGACGTACCGTAGCCTGACAGCGGATTTTGACGCGGATCAGCATCGAGGTACAAAAGGACAAACTTGGTTGAACTGCCGGAACCAACATCCGCAGCATTGACGCCGAAGTAAAAATTACTGGCATCCCATGTGAAATACCAGGTGCTGCCGCTGGTGCCTGCCACAACTTCATCCGCAGAAAAATCGTTGTTGCCGTCGATTGTAATCGTGTGCGGACTGCCGGCAAAGACGGTTGGCATGCACAAAAAAACAACAATGCAAGCGCTACTCATTAATTTGAGAACTGCGCCACCGCGCACAAACGCGCTCAGACGCATCCAAATTTTTGCGGCAAAAGGCGTTTTACTCCCACGCCCAACGTTGTCAGCCAGCCGTTGCTTTTGTGCGAACATGGTCTACCCTCCATGAGTTTTGAGTTACGGTTCAATTTGTCAGAAACTACCGCTCGGGCGCTGTGAATTTTCAGATGATGTATTCACTTTTTCAACGTTTGGCTCCAACGATGAAAACACAAGAGCGCTCGAACAGTACTCTGAATCGTTAGTTTTTGAAAAATAAAAAACAAAACCGTCCGCGTTGGCCGCAGAAGGAATTTGAATAAGGATGCTCGAAATTGTGATCGCTGAAAGTAGATTAAAGCCGCGTCCGGGTAGGAGAGGGAGGACGCGCGTCTAAATGTGAAAAACACCGCCCAAAAACATTGAACACTTCTAAGAAATTTTGCTGAGCATGCAACAAAAAAAGTCGGATTTGGTGGAGGCCAAACCCGACTTTTTCAACTATGCCGAGGTTTACTTTTCCAACAGCATTTTTCGCACCGCGACAAAATCACCTGAGCGAATCTGATAAAAGTAAACGCCGGTTGACACCGCTTGTCCGCCGGCAGTTCTTGCGTTCCACGTCACCGTATGCTGGCCCGGCGGCATAAAGCCGTCAACCAGTGTTTGCACAAGCTGGCCTTGCACATTGAAAATGCGCAAGGTGACTGGCGCCGTCCAACCCTGCGGCACTTCGAAACGAATGCGCGTTTCAGGATTGAAGGGATTCGGATAGTTTTGCGCCAACGTGAATGCGGTTGGAACAGAATCGTCATTGCGATGGCC encodes the following:
- a CDS encoding nucleotidyltransferase family protein encodes the protein MNAIALSRLLSYGNESPLDRILAELSLPAVEWQEILRQSRRHSVAPLLYHRLKQADAGSVLPVEVWGKLQSLYLRSAAINGSLYRDLAEALTCLQASGIAVIILKGGYLARHVYDNIALRPMGDFDLLVKEADLLRANDLLVELGYRVSRNADTEALIAKYYHLPPLIKAGKIPASIELHWKLERPSARFEIDTEELWRRAQPAAFGEARASALCPEDLLLHLCIHASYHHQFRFGLRSLCDIAEIIRHYHSRLDWEQLRERAEEWGVTKCVYLTLRLTNKLLEANVPHDVLQHLRPKELRHSFVAMSEAFTLGDIGDPFIFRKFGSLWKNGRWRDKLMIVKNSALPAQKTMAR